Proteins from a genomic interval of Caulobacter sp. SL161:
- a CDS encoding methionine gamma-lyase: MRDDQTGFSTRAIHAGYDPADEHGALTPPLHLTSTFAFESAEAGGEMFAGTREGHFYSRISNPTTDLLERRLASLEGAEAAVATASGMGAITATLWSFLRAGDEVITDRTLYGCTFAFLRDGLTRFGVTVKQVDMTRPETLAAAISDQTRIVYFETPANPNMRLVDIAAITRIAHAAGAKVVVDNTYATPCLTRPLALGADIVVHSATKYLGGHGDLVGGIAAGGIEDMGRVRLCGVKDMTGAVMSPFTAFLVLRGLKTLSLRMARHSQSAQAVARWLEDHPAVEQVFYPGLQSFPQRDLAARQMASGGGMMAFELKGGHAAGVAMMNRLALIRRAVSLGDAETLIQHPASMTHSPYTPEERAAAAIGEGMVRLSVGLEDVADILADLAMALDPLKVAEPA; encoded by the coding sequence ATGCGCGACGACCAGACCGGCTTTTCCACGCGGGCGATCCACGCGGGCTACGATCCCGCCGACGAGCATGGCGCCCTGACCCCGCCGCTGCACCTGACCTCGACCTTCGCGTTCGAGAGCGCCGAGGCGGGTGGCGAGATGTTCGCCGGAACCCGCGAGGGGCACTTCTACTCGCGCATTTCCAACCCCACGACCGACCTTCTGGAGCGTCGTCTGGCCAGCCTGGAGGGCGCCGAGGCGGCGGTCGCCACGGCCTCGGGCATGGGCGCGATCACCGCCACCCTGTGGAGCTTCCTGCGGGCCGGCGACGAGGTGATCACCGACCGGACCCTCTACGGCTGCACCTTTGCGTTCCTGCGCGATGGCCTGACCCGGTTCGGCGTGACGGTGAAGCAGGTCGACATGACCCGGCCCGAAACCCTGGCGGCCGCCATCTCGGACCAGACGCGGATCGTCTATTTCGAGACCCCGGCGAATCCGAACATGCGTCTGGTCGACATCGCCGCGATCACCCGGATCGCGCACGCTGCGGGCGCCAAGGTGGTGGTCGACAACACCTACGCCACGCCCTGCCTGACCCGGCCCCTGGCTCTGGGCGCCGATATCGTGGTGCACTCGGCGACCAAGTATCTGGGCGGCCACGGCGACCTGGTGGGCGGGATCGCCGCCGGCGGGATCGAAGACATGGGCCGCGTGCGCCTGTGCGGGGTAAAGGACATGACCGGTGCGGTGATGTCGCCCTTCACCGCCTTTCTTGTCCTGCGCGGGCTCAAGACGCTGTCGCTGCGCATGGCTCGCCACAGCCAGAGCGCCCAGGCGGTGGCCCGCTGGCTGGAGGATCACCCCGCTGTCGAGCAGGTGTTCTATCCTGGCCTGCAGAGCTTCCCGCAGCGCGATCTGGCTGCGCGCCAGATGGCGTCGGGCGGCGGCATGATGGCGTTCGAGCTGAAGGGCGGCCACGCCGCCGGCGTGGCGATGATGAACCGGCTAGCGCTGATCCGCCGCGCCGTGTCGCTGGGCGACGCCGAGACCTTGATCCAGCATCCGGCCAGCATGACCCATTCGCCCTACACGCCTGAGGAGCGGGCCGCCGCCGCAATCGGCGAGGGTATGGTGCGTCTCTCCGTGGGTCTTGAGGACGTGGCCGATATCCTGGCTGATCTGGCGATGGCGCTGGACCCTCTCAAGGTCGCGGAACCGGCTTGA
- a CDS encoding sensor histidine kinase gives MIEEAPPHPRAPMAASPSVTTALKHAPLGIAIFDNQMRYLAASRQYLTDQHLPPDLPLIGRLHYDAFPEVPQKWRDLHARVLAEGVELRHEGDPYVDRDGRTQWIRWSMAPWRTDGGEIGGLVLYTEVVTAGILARRALEAAEARYRAVFDQTAMGVARLAQDGAILEANDSFCTILRRPREQLLGSRITTLVHEHDLAQALADGEALTRGAIDTYTADRRFRGEQPDETLWLNLTVSKVSPAEEPPYLVVILSDISHRKLAESAQQHHQAQLRLLINELNHRVKNTLATVQSMAAQTLRNEPSPAVAFEKFEARLMGLSGVHDILTRESWHGAPLREVAERALRPFDEGGTRIEITGPPIRLQPGGALTMALIFHELATNALKYGALSCAEGRVRLFWSYDADSRTLDCQWIEASGPPVVAPTRKGFGSRLIERSLRGELKGEATMDYHPDGLRCGLRARLPETAEDKGSPL, from the coding sequence ATGATCGAAGAAGCGCCGCCCCATCCCCGCGCCCCGATGGCCGCGTCCCCCAGCGTCACGACGGCGCTGAAGCACGCGCCGTTGGGCATCGCCATCTTCGACAATCAGATGCGTTATCTGGCGGCGTCGCGGCAGTATCTGACCGATCAGCACCTGCCGCCTGACCTGCCCTTGATCGGCCGCCTTCACTACGACGCCTTCCCCGAGGTGCCGCAGAAGTGGCGGGATCTCCACGCCCGAGTCCTGGCCGAGGGGGTCGAGCTGCGGCATGAGGGCGATCCCTATGTCGATCGCGACGGGCGCACGCAATGGATCCGCTGGTCCATGGCTCCCTGGCGCACCGATGGGGGAGAGATCGGGGGCCTTGTACTCTACACCGAGGTGGTCACCGCCGGCATTCTGGCCCGCCGCGCGCTGGAAGCGGCCGAGGCGCGCTACCGCGCCGTTTTCGACCAGACCGCCATGGGCGTGGCGCGCCTGGCCCAGGACGGCGCGATCCTCGAAGCCAATGACAGCTTCTGCACCATTTTACGCCGCCCCCGGGAACAGCTTCTGGGAAGCCGCATAACAACCCTGGTGCATGAGCACGATCTGGCCCAGGCGCTGGCGGACGGTGAAGCCCTGACGAGGGGGGCGATCGACACCTATACGGCGGACCGTCGCTTCCGGGGCGAGCAGCCGGACGAGACCCTCTGGCTGAACCTGACAGTGTCCAAGGTCAGCCCGGCCGAGGAACCGCCCTATCTGGTCGTGATCCTCTCGGACATCAGCCATCGCAAACTCGCCGAGAGCGCGCAACAGCATCACCAGGCGCAACTCCGTCTGCTTATCAACGAGCTGAACCACCGCGTGAAGAACACCCTGGCCACGGTGCAGTCCATGGCCGCCCAGACCCTGCGCAACGAACCCAGCCCTGCGGTGGCCTTCGAGAAGTTCGAGGCCCGCCTGATGGGCCTGTCGGGGGTGCACGACATCCTGACCCGCGAAAGCTGGCATGGCGCGCCGCTGCGCGAGGTGGCCGAGCGGGCCCTGCGCCCCTTCGACGAGGGGGGAACACGGATCGAGATCACCGGCCCGCCGATCCGCCTGCAGCCCGGCGGCGCCCTGACCATGGCGCTGATCTTCCACGAACTGGCCACCAATGCTCTGAAGTATGGCGCTCTGTCCTGCGCCGAAGGCCGCGTGCGCCTGTTCTGGAGCTACGATGCGGACAGCCGAACGCTCGACTGCCAATGGATCGAAGCGAGCGGTCCGCCCGTGGTCGCGCCCACCCGCAAGGGCTTCGGCTCGCGCCTGATCGAACGCAGCCTGCGCGGAGAGCTCAAGGGCGAGGCGACCATGGACTACCACCCCGACGGCTTGCGCTGCGGGCTACGCGCGCGCCTTCCGGAGACGGCCGAAGACAAGGGCTCACCACTCTAG
- a CDS encoding Lrp/AsnC family transcriptional regulator, whose translation MDAKDRQIIRELQKDGRLTNQELAERVNLSPSPCLRRVRNLEAEGVITGYTALVDQKAYGLPITVFVRVRLDRHGQDLIKGFEEAVARIDQILDCFLLAGGDDYLLRVIVDSLEAYEDFMRRKLHAIPGIASIDTSFAYGVVKQTRVFPLAG comes from the coding sequence ATGGACGCCAAGGATCGCCAGATCATCCGCGAACTGCAGAAGGACGGACGTCTCACCAACCAGGAACTGGCCGAGCGGGTGAACCTCTCGCCCTCCCCCTGCCTGCGTCGGGTGCGCAATCTCGAGGCCGAGGGGGTGATCACCGGCTATACGGCGCTGGTGGACCAGAAGGCCTACGGCCTGCCGATCACCGTCTTCGTACGGGTTCGGCTGGATCGTCATGGCCAGGACCTGATCAAGGGCTTCGAGGAGGCGGTGGCGCGGATCGACCAGATCCTCGACTGCTTCCTTTTGGCGGGCGGCGACGACTATCTGCTGCGCGTGATCGTCGACAGCCTGGAGGCCTATGAAGACTTCATGCGCCGCAAGCTCCATGCCATCCCGGGCATCGCCTCGATCGACACCAGCTTCGCCTACGGCGTGGTGAAACAAACCCGCGTGTTTCCGCTGGCGGGCTGA
- a CDS encoding glycerophosphodiester phosphodiesterase family protein encodes MRLLTTSLALLLIAATPAGANTFRERLYDPAAGVMVVAHRGCHAAAPDHGLASSAPENSLEALQRCIDIGVDMVETDVRRTQDGVLVIMHDPSVDRTTDGGGLVAKLTLAQIQALRLDGGDEAPPTLEAFLRAARGRVLVNLHLKGPFAAQAAEVARRADASDWVLFKARAKTDMSPIADQPLYRDVAFMPMVGEGAARDAGQLGQVITRQASGIRPIPAVETRRMGAQGFASVRDAAEAARVRVWANTLGMSSWKSFFGVSGDRRALRDPDTSWGRLIDQGVSIIQTDHPARLLGYLKSRRLRDGVTIATIGEASPSSTTHAALAGTR; translated from the coding sequence ATGCGCCTCCTGACGACCTCCCTCGCCTTGCTGCTCATCGCCGCCACGCCGGCGGGGGCCAACACGTTCCGGGAACGCCTCTATGATCCCGCCGCCGGGGTCATGGTCGTGGCCCATCGCGGCTGCCACGCTGCGGCGCCGGATCACGGCCTGGCGTCGAGCGCCCCCGAGAACTCTCTGGAAGCCCTGCAGCGTTGCATCGACATCGGCGTCGACATGGTCGAGACCGATGTGCGCCGCACCCAGGACGGCGTCCTGGTGATCATGCACGACCCAAGTGTCGACCGAACCACCGATGGCGGCGGCCTAGTCGCCAAGCTGACGCTCGCCCAGATCCAGGCGCTTCGGCTCGACGGCGGCGATGAGGCGCCGCCGACGCTGGAAGCCTTCCTCCGCGCCGCGCGTGGCCGCGTTCTGGTGAACCTTCATCTGAAGGGCCCCTTCGCGGCCCAGGCGGCGGAGGTCGCGCGCCGCGCCGACGCGAGCGACTGGGTGCTGTTCAAGGCCCGGGCGAAGACAGACATGTCTCCGATCGCCGATCAGCCGCTCTATCGCGATGTCGCCTTCATGCCGATGGTCGGCGAAGGCGCCGCGCGGGACGCGGGGCAGTTGGGCCAGGTCATCACCCGCCAGGCCTCCGGAATTCGTCCTATTCCCGCCGTGGAGACGCGCCGCATGGGCGCGCAAGGCTTCGCCTCGGTGCGCGACGCCGCCGAAGCCGCCCGGGTTCGCGTCTGGGCCAACACCCTGGGCATGAGCAGCTGGAAAAGCTTTTTCGGCGTCTCGGGCGACCGCCGCGCGCTGCGCGACCCGGACACCTCCTGGGGTCGCCTGATCGACCAGGGCGTCAGCATCATCCAGACCGATCACCCGGCGCGGCTCCTGGGCTATCTGAAAAGCCGTCGCCTTCGGGACGGCGTGACCATCGCCACGATCGGCGAGGCCTCCCCGTCCTCGACCACGCACGCCGCTCTGGCCGGAACGCGGTAG